In the Pseudolabrys taiwanensis genome, one interval contains:
- a CDS encoding TIGR02594 family protein, translated as MKRPIAVLITSVFIAGAIVPAHATGNRQNDRFANTEPVETITRSRSDAAEAAAQVPGAAMVLLEALRWRGRTAKQLGLPTQLWCADFMNFVFKKAGAKGTSSRAARSFLQYGKKLDGPRVGAIAIMWRKGPNNGHVGVVRGTDGQGNPIVVSGNHGPTVTQSVYPKHKVLAYVMPPDYVLEDMAAAARAAAMARQ; from the coding sequence ATGAAGCGGCCAATTGCGGTCCTGATCACGAGTGTTTTCATCGCCGGCGCGATCGTGCCGGCGCACGCCACCGGCAACCGGCAAAACGACCGCTTCGCCAACACCGAGCCGGTCGAGACCATCACCCGCAGCCGCTCGGACGCGGCGGAGGCCGCGGCTCAGGTGCCCGGCGCCGCGATGGTGCTGCTGGAAGCGCTGCGTTGGCGCGGCCGCACCGCCAAGCAACTCGGTCTGCCGACGCAACTTTGGTGCGCCGACTTCATGAACTTCGTGTTCAAGAAGGCCGGCGCCAAGGGCACGTCGTCGCGCGCCGCGCGCTCGTTCCTGCAGTACGGCAAGAAGCTCGACGGCCCGCGCGTCGGCGCCATCGCCATCATGTGGCGCAAGGGACCGAACAACGGCCATGTCGGCGTCGTGCGCGGCACCGACGGCCAAGGCAATCCGATCGTCGTCTCCGGCAACCACGGTCCGACCGTGACGCAGTCGGTCTATCCGAAACACAAGGTGCTGGCTTACGTGATGCCGCCCGATTACGTGCTCGAGGACATGGCGGCGGCTGCGCGCGCCGCGGCGATGGCCAGGCAATAA
- a CDS encoding energy transducer TonB family protein, with protein MTDGPLSSWFRRSGAARWGVCFALALGFHGAGAAALLARWTDDNALLPNPPAIMIDLAPMAVAPTTTPTDAPPDQVESKEVIEPDPQPEKPIEETKVEPEPEQEKPPEKVEQPPDKSPTPELAVMPPPKPEKPKEHKKPKPRKTASVARTPSSAENRADRAAAPSPGANGNPNAVPSWMSQLFSHLERYKRYPSDGGGDSGIVQLAFSIDRSGSVHGARIIRSSGSSALDHAALALVARASPLPPPPPEKPGANISISVPIRYKPN; from the coding sequence ATGACGGACGGGCCTCTCTCCTCGTGGTTTCGCCGTTCGGGCGCGGCGCGCTGGGGTGTGTGCTTCGCGCTGGCGCTCGGCTTTCATGGCGCGGGCGCGGCCGCCTTGCTCGCGCGCTGGACCGACGACAACGCGTTGCTGCCCAATCCGCCCGCGATCATGATCGACCTCGCGCCGATGGCGGTCGCGCCGACGACGACGCCGACCGATGCGCCGCCCGATCAAGTCGAAAGCAAAGAGGTGATCGAGCCCGATCCACAGCCGGAAAAGCCGATCGAAGAAACCAAGGTCGAGCCCGAACCCGAGCAGGAAAAGCCGCCGGAGAAGGTCGAGCAGCCACCGGACAAGAGTCCGACTCCGGAGCTGGCGGTGATGCCGCCGCCGAAGCCGGAAAAGCCGAAAGAGCACAAGAAGCCCAAGCCGCGGAAAACCGCGAGCGTCGCCCGCACGCCCTCAAGCGCGGAGAACCGTGCCGACCGCGCCGCGGCACCCTCGCCCGGCGCCAACGGCAATCCCAATGCCGTGCCGAGCTGGATGTCGCAGCTCTTCTCGCACCTCGAACGCTACAAGCGCTATCCGAGCGACGGCGGCGGCGACAGCGGCATCGTGCAGCTCGCCTTCTCGATCGACCGCAGCGGCAGCGTTCACGGCGCCCGTATCATACGCTCGTCCGGATCGAGCGCGCTCGACCATGCCGCACTCGCCCTGGTTGCACGCGCGTCGCCGTTGCCGCCGCCGCCGCCGGAGAAGCCCGGCGCGAACATCTCGATCAGCGTCCCGATCCGCTACAAGCCCAACTGA